One window of the Opisthocomus hoazin isolate bOpiHoa1 chromosome 12, bOpiHoa1.hap1, whole genome shotgun sequence genome contains the following:
- the AMFR gene encoding E3 ubiquitin-protein ligase AMFR, whose amino-acid sequence MPLLFLERFPWPSFRTYAALSALALLGAGLGAYRALSQAPGGAQPDGGAAGTEPGGPRALDVAYYLLSDSLCVWVLVNTACCFLMLVAKVIQCLVFGPLRVSERQHLKDKFWNFIFYKFIFIFGVLNVQTVEEVVMWCLWFSGLVFLHLMVQLCKDRFEYLSFSPTTPMSSHIRVLALLVAMLLSCCGLAVVCGVVGYTHGMHTLAFMAAESLLVTVRTAHVILRYVIHLWDLNHEGTWEGKGTYVYYTDFVMELTLLSLDLMHHIHMLLFGNIWLSMASLVIFMQLRYLFHEVQRRIRRHKNYLRVVGNMEARFAVATPEELAVNNDDCAICWDSMQSARKLPCGHLFHNSCLRSWLEQDTSCPTCRMSLNITDSQHVREDHQRENLEENLVPVAVAEGRPRLNQHNHFFHFDGSRIASWLPSFSVEVMHTTNILGIAQASNSQLNAMAHQIQEMFPQVPYHLVLQDLQLTRSVEITTDNILEGRIQVPFPTQRADGIRPALNSSVERHGTDQEETESVTQTERVPLELHSRLEEMVELSEMEAEPSEAEDFEARGSRFSKSADERQRMLVQRKEDMLQQARKRYLNKASEEELTTEKPSPPPEGASADPVTLRRRTLAAAAERRLQLQQNS is encoded by the exons ATGCCGCTGCTGTTCCTGGAGCGCTTCCCCTGGCCCAGCTTCCGCACCTACGCGGCGCTCAGcgccctggccctgctgggcGCCGGCCTCGGCGCCTACCGCGCCCTCAGCCAGGCCCCCGGCGGGGCCCAGCCggacggcggggcggcgggcacggagccgggcgggccgcgggccCTGGACGTCGCCTACTACCTGCTGTCCGACAGCCTCTGCGTCTGG GTGCTCGTGAACACTGCCTGCTGCTTCCTGATGCTGGTTGCGAAGGTGATCCAGTGCCTGGTGTTCGGCCCGCTTCGTGTCAGCGAGAGGCAG CATCTGAAGGATAAATTCTGGAATTTCATTTTCTACAAGTTCATCTTCATTTTCGGAGTGCTGAATGTTCAGACAGTGGAAGAAGTGGTGATGTGGTGCCTCTGGTTCTCTGGACTTGTGTTTCTTCACCTTATGGTTCAGCTCTGCAAGGATCGCTTTGAATAT CTCTCCTTTTCTCCTACCACACCCATGAGCAGCCACATcagagtcctggccctgctgGTAGCCATGCTCCTGTCCTGCTGCGGATTAGCCGTCGTCTGTGGTGTTGTTGGCTACACTCATGGCATGCACACGCTGGCTTTCATGGCAGCAGAG TCTCTGCTTGTGACAGTCAGGACTGCTCATGTGATTTTACG ATACGTAATTCATCTCTGGGATCTCAACCATGAAGGAACATGGGAGGGTAAAGGCACTTACGTCTACTACACGGATTTCGTCATGGAGCTGACCTTGCTTTCACTGGACTTGATGCATCATATTCATATGCTG CTGTTTGGCAATATCTGGTTGTCAATGGCGAGCCTGGTGATTTTTATGCAGCTGCGCTACCTGTTTCACGAGGTTCAACGAAGAATTCGGCGGCACAAGAACTACCTGCGTGTGGTTGGAAACATGGAAGCTAG ATTTGCAGTTGCAACCCCGGAGGAGCTGGCAGTCAATAACGATGACTGCGCCATTTGCTGGGACTCCATGCAGTCCGCACGGAAGCTCCCTTGCGGCCATCTCTTCCACAA CTCGTGCCTGCGGTCCTGGCTGGAACAAGATACATCTTGCCCTACCTGCAGAATGTCTCTTAACATCACTGACAGCCAGCACGTGAGGGAGGATCACCAAAGGGAAAACCTGGAGGAGAACCTGGTCCCCGTGGCAGTAGCAGAAGGCAGACCACGCTTGAACCAGCACAATCACTTCTTCCACTTTGATG GCTCTCGAATTGCCAGCTGGCTGCCCAGTTTTTCAGTAGAAGTGATGCATACTACAAACATCCTTGGCATCGCGCAAGCCAGCAACTCCCAGCTTAATGCTATG GCCCACCAGATTCAGGAGATGTTCCCTCAGGTTCCTTATCATTTAGTTCTGCAGGATCTGCAGCTAACTCGCTCTGTAGAGATCACCACTGACAACATCCTAGAAGGGCGCATCCAGGTACCTTTCCCCACACAG CGTGCAGATGGCATTAGACCCGCATTGAACAGTTCTGTGGAGCGGCACGGTACTGATCAGGAGGAGACAGAGAGTGTCACCCAG aCAGAGAGAGTGCCACTTGAACTCCACTCAAGACTGGAAGAAATGGTGGAACTGAGCGAAATGGAAGCAGAGCCCAGCGAAGCCGAAGATTTTGAGGCCAGGGGAAGTCGCTTTTCGAAGTCGGCTGATGAACGGCAGCGTATGTTGGTTCAGCGGAAGGAGGACATGTTGCAGCAAGCTCGAAA GCGTTACTTAAACAAAGCTTCCGAGGAGGAGCTGACAACAGAgaagccctctcctcctcctgaggGAGCGTCTGCTGACCCCGTCACCCTGCGCCGCAGGACGCTCGCCGCCGCCGCTGAACGGAGACTTCAGTTGCAGCAAAACTCTTAG